One genomic segment of Anaerolineales bacterium includes these proteins:
- a CDS encoding ATP-binding protein encodes MRIKTFWQRISATSTSEELDEFRRGMVLSIAVAMGLVSWPFLWASLHYHQIGYFWVSAMLAVGAMAGARLRAAHLRRALVCIILTLMGAIVSLKIFYPDSLAQYYFPLVVIVAGLLESNLSVFVVATIAAITAASVARLHGAGWLDYSESITPNILIYLTAFTIWLSARQLLTALNWMRTAYKQAHHLLEQLRDERASLARTLKQLEEAYQRIEKMNYALIEAHSAAEEARRLKTEFAANISHELRTPLNIIIGFSETMANAPETYAGVTWSPTLRGDVDQIYQSSRHLLSLIDDILDLTALDMHRLGITIEETAIETVIEEAVAVVQDIFHVKNLYLQVQVMPGLPLLRIDATRIRQVLINLLTNASRFTTTGGVTITAQLTGHAVQVAVADTGIGIAPEDVDKVFDEFGQVDSSIRRKQEGSGLGVPLSKRLVELHHGRMWLESQPDQGSTFYFTLPTLDQMQPVREQRKLDKSPAALPGHKTVLMVEPDPMLLNIVRRHLNQCEVVKVDRPTGLTELTEQYHPTALIIDHQDAAGDVPDFSVSPDLPVILVRLPNQMHNAQALGIREFLIKPITRERLLEAIAEIGQPMRSVLIVAEDPALVELVSRMLQVGGSYRILKAWDETEALALLRREKIDLVLLDWLMAEVTNLTMLQEIQSQPELADIPVIVLGSEYPDTQMPEGGLDLRLVRSEKASVAEMVKYLDILVGALPLRGLPALSAVQPVPATSIVPPVS; translated from the coding sequence ATGAGGATAAAGACTTTCTGGCAACGCATCTCGGCTACTTCCACCTCTGAGGAATTAGATGAATTCCGGCGCGGCATGGTTTTATCCATTGCCGTGGCAATGGGATTGGTTAGTTGGCCTTTTCTGTGGGCTTCCTTACATTACCATCAAATAGGCTATTTTTGGGTGTCCGCTATGCTGGCCGTGGGCGCCATGGCGGGAGCCAGGTTGCGCGCCGCTCACCTGCGGAGGGCGCTCGTTTGCATCATTCTGACCCTCATGGGCGCGATTGTCTCCCTGAAAATATTCTACCCGGACAGCCTGGCGCAATATTATTTTCCGCTTGTGGTGATTGTAGCCGGTCTGCTCGAATCGAATTTAAGCGTCTTTGTCGTAGCTACGATAGCCGCGATTACGGCCGCAAGCGTTGCCCGCCTGCATGGCGCCGGTTGGCTTGATTATTCCGAAAGCATCACGCCGAACATTCTTATCTATTTGACCGCATTCACCATATGGTTGAGTGCGCGCCAGCTTCTGACCGCATTGAATTGGATGCGCACGGCATACAAACAGGCACATCATCTCCTTGAACAGTTGCGCGACGAACGTGCGTCGCTGGCTCGAACGCTCAAACAGCTGGAAGAAGCATACCAGCGTATTGAAAAAATGAACTACGCGTTGATAGAAGCCCACAGCGCTGCCGAGGAGGCACGCCGGCTCAAGACAGAATTTGCTGCCAATATCAGCCACGAACTACGCACACCCTTGAACATCATTATTGGTTTCAGCGAAACGATGGCCAACGCACCGGAAACCTACGCCGGCGTCACTTGGTCTCCCACGCTGCGCGGCGATGTCGATCAAATCTACCAGAGCAGTCGCCACCTGTTATCGCTCATCGACGATATCCTCGACCTGACGGCGCTGGATATGCACCGATTGGGGATAACCATTGAGGAAACCGCGATCGAGACGGTCATTGAAGAAGCTGTGGCCGTGGTACAGGACATCTTCCATGTCAAGAATCTGTACCTGCAGGTCCAGGTTATGCCAGGTTTGCCGTTGTTGCGTATCGACGCCACACGTATTCGTCAAGTGTTGATTAACCTTTTGACCAACGCCAGCCGGTTTACGACCACCGGCGGTGTCACCATCACCGCTCAACTGACGGGGCACGCCGTACAAGTGGCGGTGGCCGATACCGGCATTGGAATAGCGCCGGAAGACGTCGATAAGGTCTTTGATGAATTTGGCCAGGTGGACAGTTCCATCCGCCGCAAACAGGAAGGTTCAGGTTTAGGTGTCCCTCTTAGCAAACGCCTGGTTGAACTGCATCACGGGCGGATGTGGCTGGAGAGTCAACCGGACCAGGGATCGACGTTTTATTTTACCCTGCCGACACTCGATCAAATGCAGCCGGTGCGGGAACAGAGAAAATTAGATAAAAGTCCGGCGGCCTTGCCGGGTCATAAAACTGTGTTGATGGTTGAACCTGACCCAATGCTGCTTAACATCGTGCGACGCCACTTGAACCAGTGCGAGGTAGTCAAAGTTGATCGTCCGACAGGCCTGACCGAGTTGACTGAGCAGTATCACCCCACCGCGCTCATTATCGATCACCAGGACGCAGCTGGCGACGTGCCAGACTTCTCCGTATCACCGGATTTACCCGTCATACTGGTTCGGCTGCCCAATCAAATGCATAATGCGCAAGCGCTGGGTATCCGAGAATTTCTGATCAAACCCATCACGCGAGAGCGATTGCTCGAGGCCATCGCCGAAATAGGACAACCAATGCGCAGTGTGCTCATTGTTGCTGAAGATCCGGCCTTGGTGGAATTGGTCAGCCGTATGCTGCAAGTTGGCGGCTCTTACCGCATCCTCAAGGCCTGGGACGAGACGGAGGCTTTGGCACTCCTGCGGCGCGAGAAGATTGACCTGGTGCTGTTGGATTGGCTGATGGCGGAAGTCACCAACCTGACGATGTTGCAGGAGATCCAGAGTCAACCCGAATTAGCCGACATCCCCGTGATCGTGCTTGGAAGCGAATACCCCGACACGCAGATGCCGGAAGGAGGCTTGGATTTACGGCTGGTCCGGTCTGAAAAAGCGTCGGTGGCGGAAATGGTCAAATATCTGGATATTCTGGTGGGGGCATTGCCTCTGCGGGGGCTCCCGGCTTTATCAGCTGTTCAACCTGTGCCAGCAACGTCAATCGTTCCACCGGTTTCTTGA
- a CDS encoding response regulator codes for MKSSEFQHSIRDALEHLYDTAYLEVHPLLTHIAGVTTTHRSTRAQELRSLLKESIEALRPPQGKPSRSPEWRSYLALRYRYVQGMVLGQVESELSLSRRQLQREIQKGLEALASIVWARHGLETEAAPPAESASAVPAPDLENELKQWELSRQACDVHTLVNDTLSLLKAAREEGQADVHVDLPNSLALVYVDTTLSRQALLMTMRLLIQHTRSAISLTAVQQEKFIEIQLLCKSADAARPADDAWEAPRLLIQRQGGSLSVESGENKDWKVNIRLPMADQTRVLVIDDNPAILQLFERYLTPRHFEVIMANGGEEVLELVIETRPAVIILDVMMPNLDGWQVLRSLKDNPATAATPIIICSVLKEPKLALSLGAHAYLKKPVERLTLLAQVEQLIKPGAPAEAMPPPEYPDI; via the coding sequence ATGAAATCCTCAGAATTCCAACATTCGATCAGAGACGCCCTGGAGCACTTGTACGACACCGCCTATCTGGAAGTACACCCGTTACTGACTCACATCGCCGGTGTAACCACAACACACCGCTCGACGCGCGCCCAAGAATTGAGGAGCCTGCTGAAGGAGTCGATTGAAGCACTCCGCCCGCCACAGGGCAAACCTTCCCGCTCGCCGGAATGGCGCAGTTACCTGGCTCTCCGCTACCGGTATGTGCAGGGCATGGTCTTAGGGCAAGTTGAAAGCGAATTGAGTCTGAGCCGGCGCCAACTTCAGCGTGAAATCCAAAAGGGACTGGAAGCGCTGGCCTCAATTGTGTGGGCACGTCATGGCTTAGAGACAGAAGCTGCGCCCCCGGCGGAATCGGCGTCTGCCGTACCTGCACCGGATCTGGAAAACGAGTTGAAACAGTGGGAACTTTCCCGACAAGCTTGTGACGTACATACATTGGTGAATGATACTTTGAGCTTGCTTAAAGCTGCCCGGGAAGAAGGGCAGGCCGATGTGCACGTTGATCTGCCGAATTCGTTGGCCTTGGTTTATGTGGATACGACGCTCTCCCGGCAAGCTTTACTCATGACGATGCGCTTGCTCATACAACATACTCGCAGCGCCATATCCCTGACCGCCGTCCAGCAAGAAAAATTCATCGAGATACAGCTGCTTTGCAAATCGGCTGATGCTGCCCGTCCCGCGGATGACGCATGGGAAGCTCCACGCCTGCTGATTCAGCGGCAAGGGGGATCTTTATCCGTGGAAAGCGGGGAAAATAAGGATTGGAAGGTAAACATCCGCCTGCCGATGGCCGATCAGACCCGCGTGCTGGTCATCGATGATAATCCGGCCATCCTGCAGTTATTTGAAAGATACCTGACGCCCCGGCATTTCGAAGTAATTATGGCCAACGGCGGGGAAGAGGTGCTGGAGCTCGTAATCGAAACCCGCCCCGCGGTGATCATACTCGATGTAATGATGCCCAATCTGGATGGCTGGCAGGTATTACGTAGTTTGAAAGATAACCCAGCCACGGCCGCCACGCCAATTATTATCTGTTCGGTGCTCAAGGAGCCCAAACTGGCCTTGTCGCTGGGAGCGCACGCTTATCTCAAGAAACCGGTGGAACGATTGACGTTGCTGGCACAGGTTGAACAGCTGATAAAGCCGGGAGCCCCCGCAGAGGCAATGCCCCCACCAGAATATCCAGATATTTGA
- a CDS encoding extracellular solute-binding protein has translation MFKQIWKYLGLFVLVSIFVVACGKTEAPAEITYDENAPITVWIDQDRQPYIDAYKAANPDKADLIEEAIVDREQFPSKVLLFNNTNQGWPDVVFGEPRFVGRVADAAHNFPLDLKPWVDADVLNNYDGMAGCTFGDQIFCVRNDLAQYVLYYNKPLMDEFGYAVPTTWEEYQDLSDKVAAEHPGYLLGTFGDGWTFLAYFDPSGCPSHELVDDNTFKVDMSDGRCVRAAKLVDHMIANKTLWNTDYFDATFVQQQNDNKVLMVPMASWAWGVFNGTYYLTAEHQLGVSPPLKWEDQEQAIDVAQGGSGWMVSRHTKNPKLATELIVWLTTNEDLWSTIPNFPAYKPIQSLFQDQVSGNDIFANDPFPAMQEAAGLLGPLDKWPRFDLISPLTEVVKGAYQENATIESVLNMVAEKLTPLAQTEGYEVVNQ, from the coding sequence ATGTTCAAGCAAATTTGGAAATACTTGGGTCTATTCGTTCTTGTATCAATCTTCGTGGTTGCCTGTGGTAAAACCGAAGCACCCGCAGAAATCACCTACGATGAGAATGCCCCCATCACCGTCTGGATCGACCAGGACCGCCAGCCGTACATCGACGCTTACAAGGCGGCGAATCCAGACAAGGCCGATCTCATCGAGGAGGCCATCGTCGATCGTGAGCAGTTCCCGTCCAAGGTTCTGCTCTTCAACAACACCAATCAGGGCTGGCCGGACGTGGTCTTTGGCGAGCCGCGGTTTGTCGGCCGCGTTGCCGATGCGGCGCACAATTTCCCACTCGACCTCAAGCCGTGGGTCGATGCAGATGTGTTGAATAACTACGACGGCATGGCCGGCTGCACCTTCGGCGATCAGATCTTCTGTGTGCGTAACGACCTGGCACAGTACGTGCTGTACTACAACAAACCGCTCATGGATGAGTTTGGCTACGCCGTCCCCACCACGTGGGAGGAGTACCAGGATCTCAGTGACAAGGTGGCCGCGGAACATCCCGGTTATCTGTTGGGCACCTTTGGCGACGGGTGGACGTTCCTTGCCTACTTCGACCCCAGCGGCTGCCCGTCCCACGAACTGGTGGACGACAACACGTTTAAAGTCGATATGAGCGACGGGCGCTGTGTGCGCGCCGCGAAGCTGGTGGACCACATGATCGCTAACAAGACACTGTGGAACACCGATTACTTCGATGCGACATTTGTACAGCAGCAGAATGACAACAAAGTTTTGATGGTGCCCATGGCTTCATGGGCGTGGGGCGTCTTCAACGGTACGTACTACTTGACCGCGGAGCATCAGCTGGGTGTTTCGCCTCCACTCAAATGGGAGGACCAAGAGCAAGCGATTGACGTAGCACAGGGCGGCTCGGGGTGGATGGTTTCACGCCACACTAAAAATCCCAAGCTGGCCACAGAGCTGATCGTATGGCTCACCACCAATGAGGATTTGTGGTCGACCATCCCCAACTTCCCGGCCTACAAGCCTATTCAGTCTTTGTTCCAGGACCAGGTCTCCGGCAACGACATCTTTGCCAATGATCCGTTCCCGGCAATGCAGGAAGCGGCGGGTCTGCTCGGGCCTTTGGACAAATGGCCGCGCTTCGACCTCATTTCCCCGTTGACCGAGGTAGTAAAGGGCGCCTATCAAGAAAACGCGACGATCGAATCGGTTTTGAACATGGTGGCCGAGAAGTTAACGCCGCTGGCGCAAACCGAGGGATACGAAGTCGTCAATCAATAG